From one Verrucomicrobiales bacterium genomic stretch:
- the trxB gene encoding thioredoxin-disulfide reductase yields MEKVVIIGTGCAGLTAALYTARANLNPLVLTGSMPGGLLTTTSIVENFPGFPEGVDGYELMTRMQKQAEKFGARVQFGTVDGIDLSQRPFQLKVDGEPVTTQSLIIATGAGHRHLGLESEDLLEKKGVTYCATCDGALPMFRNQPLVVVGGGDSACEEASYLTRFGSVVYLIHRRDSLRASRIMAERTLANPKIKPIWDSVVTEVLDVKQNKVTGVRVKNLKTGAENTVDCAGVFVAIGHVPNTQLFKGLIDMDENGYVIPKEGSATNIEGVFVAGDCSDHVYRQAITAAGMGCAAAIDCERFLGTLSQ; encoded by the coding sequence ATGGAAAAAGTAGTCATCATTGGCACAGGGTGTGCGGGGTTGACCGCGGCCCTCTACACCGCGCGAGCCAACCTAAACCCCTTGGTCCTGACCGGAAGCATGCCCGGTGGGCTGCTCACCACCACCAGCATCGTCGAAAACTTCCCCGGATTTCCCGAGGGTGTGGACGGCTACGAGCTGATGACCAGGATGCAGAAACAGGCGGAAAAATTTGGGGCTCGCGTCCAGTTCGGAACCGTCGACGGGATCGACCTCTCCCAGCGGCCCTTCCAGCTCAAAGTGGATGGCGAACCGGTGACCACCCAGAGTCTGATCATCGCCACCGGAGCTGGCCACCGCCACCTCGGCCTGGAAAGTGAAGACCTGCTGGAGAAAAAAGGGGTTACGTACTGCGCGACCTGCGATGGCGCCCTGCCCATGTTCCGCAACCAGCCCTTGGTGGTGGTCGGCGGCGGCGATTCGGCCTGTGAGGAAGCCAGCTACCTGACCCGCTTCGGCTCCGTGGTCTACCTCATCCACCGTCGGGACTCCCTGCGCGCGTCACGCATCATGGCTGAACGCACTCTCGCCAATCCTAAAATCAAGCCCATCTGGGACTCGGTCGTCACCGAGGTGCTGGATGTGAAGCAGAACAAGGTGACCGGCGTTAGGGTCAAAAATCTCAAGACAGGGGCGGAAAACACCGTCGACTGCGCCGGCGTCTTTGTAGCCATCGGCCATGTCCCCAACACCCAGCTGTTCAAAGGGCTGATTGACATGGATGAGAATGGCTACGTGATTCCCAAGGAAGGCTCGGCCACCAATATCGAAGGGGTGTTCGTAGCCGGAGATTGCTCGGATCACGTCTACCGCCAGGCCATCACAGCGGCCGGGATGGGATGCGCAGCGGCGATCGATTGTGAACGCTTCCTGGGCACCCTGAGCCAATAG